The proteins below come from a single Microbacterium sp. SLBN-154 genomic window:
- the gcvPB gene encoding aminomethyl-transferring glycine dehydrogenase subunit GcvPB, with amino-acid sequence MSTIRRYHAASWDEPVIYELGAPGRRGVVPPSSWAPAADDLIPADLRRAADPDLPELAEYEVRRHYTHLSQQTMGMMGISLFGTCTMKHNPTLNEQITSRPEVAAVHPRQDPSTYQGLLGIVHSLEEELRNLSGMSAFSFQPGGGADAAYLHTVITRAYFASKGELAQRRQIITTAQAHPCNPATAKAAGFEVITLPIEEDGYPSVEALRAVVGPHTAALMLNNPDDMGIYNPHITEFIDAVHDAGGLAFYDSANFNGVMTRLRARDLGFDACMYMLHKTFGVPKGGNGPSVGAYGCSEELARFLPGPRVVKDGETYDLIEPENSVGRVREFLGNVQQLVKAYSWTRAMGTDGLREAADLSVLANNYMEKQLMAIPGVTMSFPGKALPRLEMTRYSLEEYTAETGVTGHDVQNRMTDFGIDAFWTSHEPAFIPEPFTPEAGEMWSKEDLDEWIAVLAHVLEEGRRDPELVRTAPHNQVVAQIDGSGLDDPDTWAVTWAAYRRKSASRQSVGS; translated from the coding sequence ATGAGCACCATCCGTCGCTACCACGCCGCGTCGTGGGATGAGCCCGTCATCTACGAGCTGGGCGCCCCCGGGCGCCGCGGCGTCGTCCCGCCGTCATCCTGGGCGCCGGCAGCCGACGACCTGATCCCCGCGGACCTGCGCCGCGCGGCCGACCCCGACCTGCCCGAGCTGGCCGAGTACGAGGTCCGCCGTCACTACACCCACCTGTCTCAGCAGACGATGGGGATGATGGGCATCAGCCTCTTCGGCACGTGCACGATGAAGCACAACCCGACCTTGAACGAGCAGATCACGTCCCGTCCCGAGGTCGCCGCCGTGCACCCCCGGCAGGATCCTTCGACCTACCAGGGGCTGCTCGGGATCGTGCACTCGCTGGAGGAGGAGCTGCGCAACCTCTCGGGGATGTCGGCCTTCAGCTTCCAGCCCGGAGGCGGCGCCGACGCGGCGTACCTCCACACCGTGATCACCCGGGCCTACTTCGCCTCGAAGGGCGAGCTGGCCCAGCGGCGGCAGATCATCACGACCGCCCAGGCGCACCCCTGCAACCCCGCGACGGCGAAGGCGGCGGGCTTCGAGGTCATCACCCTCCCGATCGAGGAGGACGGCTATCCGAGCGTCGAGGCGCTGCGCGCCGTGGTCGGACCCCACACGGCCGCGCTCATGCTGAACAACCCCGACGACATGGGGATCTACAACCCCCACATCACCGAGTTCATCGACGCCGTGCACGACGCCGGCGGCCTGGCCTTCTACGACAGCGCGAACTTCAACGGAGTCATGACGCGGCTCCGCGCCCGCGACCTCGGGTTCGACGCCTGCATGTACATGCTCCACAAGACCTTCGGTGTGCCCAAGGGCGGCAACGGTCCCTCGGTGGGTGCGTACGGCTGCTCGGAGGAACTCGCCCGATTCCTCCCCGGTCCGCGGGTGGTCAAGGACGGCGAGACCTACGACCTCATCGAGCCCGAGAACAGCGTCGGCCGCGTCCGCGAGTTCCTCGGCAACGTCCAGCAGCTGGTCAAGGCCTACTCCTGGACCCGCGCGATGGGCACCGATGGGCTGCGCGAGGCCGCCGACCTGTCGGTGCTGGCGAACAACTACATGGAGAAGCAGCTCATGGCCATCCCGGGGGTGACGATGTCCTTCCCCGGGAAGGCTCTGCCGCGCCTGGAGATGACGCGCTACTCGCTGGAGGAGTACACCGCCGAGACCGGTGTGACCGGCCATGACGTGCAGAACCGGATGACGGACTTCGGCATCGACGCGTTCTGGACATCCCACGAGCCGGCCTTCATCCCCGAGCCCTTCACCCCCGAGGCGGGGGAGATGTGGTCGAAGGAGGATCTGGACGAGTGGATCGCCGTCCTCGCGCACGTCCTGGAGGAGGGCCGGCGCGACCCGGAGCTCGTCCGCACCGCGCCGCACAACCAGGTCGTCGCCCAGATCGACGGGTCGGGGCTCGATGACCCCGACACCTGGGCGGTGACGTGGGCCGCCTATCGCCGCAAGTCCGCCTCGCGGCAGTCGGTCGGCTCGTGA
- the gcvPA gene encoding aminomethyl-transferring glycine dehydrogenase subunit GcvPA has product MSPSHPYMANSAEGSRNALLEAIGVSDPDELFRQIPADHRSDDAIVPSAGIRSEFELRRMLEDRLRGVASTDSHVSFLGGGYWKHHIPALCDEIAARPEISTSVWGTPSSDHGRNQAWFEFTSQVGALVDLEFVGLPVYSWGCAAGHALRMAARLTGRSVVVIPAGLDRERRLVIETYCGYRELDGSLSIREVALDAATGTVSLAALADVLDDTVAAVYVETPNSWGVIEADIARIIDAAHAVGAEAIVGVDPISLGIMASPASFGADIVVGSLQPLGIPLNAGGGVGGFIASRDEERYARQFPTLQVSIAPTIREGERAFGMTLFGQSSYGARELGNDWTGNSVYLWAVRAAIYLALLGPQGMRELATTVVGNARRAAALIAEVPGVSVRYADGIFKEFIVDFSDTGLSVARINAALFARGILGGHDLSGTGEGLEGCALYCVTEVTSESDVRRLITALEEVVAS; this is encoded by the coding sequence ATGAGCCCGTCCCATCCCTACATGGCCAACTCGGCGGAGGGGAGCCGGAACGCCCTCCTCGAGGCGATCGGCGTGAGCGACCCGGACGAACTGTTCCGGCAGATCCCGGCGGACCACCGCTCGGATGACGCGATCGTGCCGTCCGCCGGCATCCGCTCGGAGTTCGAGCTGCGCCGCATGCTCGAAGACCGGCTCCGCGGTGTCGCCTCGACCGACTCGCACGTGTCGTTCCTCGGCGGCGGGTACTGGAAGCACCACATCCCGGCGCTGTGCGACGAGATCGCGGCTCGGCCCGAGATCTCGACATCGGTGTGGGGCACGCCGAGCTCCGATCACGGGCGCAACCAGGCGTGGTTCGAGTTCACCTCCCAGGTCGGCGCGCTCGTCGATCTCGAGTTCGTCGGGCTGCCGGTCTACAGCTGGGGGTGCGCCGCCGGTCACGCGCTGCGTATGGCGGCCCGCCTCACCGGGCGCTCGGTCGTGGTCATCCCCGCGGGGCTCGACCGTGAGCGCCGCCTCGTGATCGAGACCTACTGCGGCTATCGCGAGCTGGACGGGTCGCTCAGCATCCGCGAGGTGGCGCTGGACGCCGCCACCGGCACGGTCTCGCTCGCCGCGTTGGCCGACGTGCTGGATGACACCGTGGCCGCCGTCTACGTCGAGACGCCGAACTCGTGGGGGGTCATCGAGGCCGACATCGCGCGCATCATCGACGCCGCCCATGCGGTCGGTGCCGAGGCCATCGTCGGTGTCGACCCGATCTCGCTCGGAATCATGGCGTCGCCGGCGAGCTTCGGGGCCGACATCGTCGTGGGTTCGCTGCAGCCCCTCGGGATTCCGCTGAACGCCGGCGGCGGCGTCGGCGGCTTCATCGCCAGCCGCGACGAAGAGCGCTACGCCCGCCAGTTCCCCACCCTGCAGGTCAGCATCGCCCCGACGATCCGCGAGGGCGAGCGGGCGTTCGGGATGACGCTGTTCGGCCAGAGCTCCTACGGTGCCCGCGAACTCGGCAACGACTGGACCGGCAATTCGGTCTACCTGTGGGCCGTGCGCGCGGCGATCTACCTCGCGCTCCTCGGGCCGCAGGGGATGCGGGAGCTGGCCACCACGGTGGTCGGCAACGCCCGGCGAGCAGCCGCCCTGATCGCGGAGGTGCCCGGGGTGTCGGTGAGATACGCCGACGGCATCTTCAAGGAATTCATCGTCGACTTCTCGGACACCGGCCTCTCGGTCGCCCGGATCAATGCCGCGCTGTTCGCCCGCGGAATCCTCGGGGGCCACGACCTGTCCGGCACGGGGGAGGGCCTCGAGGGCTGCGCCCTGTACTGCGTCACGGAGGTCACCTCCGAATCCGACGTCCGTCGCTTGATCACCGCACTGGAGGAGGTCGTCGCCTCATGA
- a CDS encoding ATP-NAD kinase family protein, producing the protein MSAPDSIRRSPTSAAAEFPVRVGVVLNPVAGYGGTRAMHGTDDLSPEQFDEAVTAGRARDRLVRMLRRAEATRETAVFLTADGILGADALAEAGVAFDVVSAAATPHRTSSADTQAAVRALLAAGADCLVFAGGDGTATDIAEVLGDAAPVIGVPAGVKMHSEVFARSPESAGRLLRDLVAGRASRRRVEILDVVPGASGAPRRLHTVIAPISTDPLQGAKAAAPPGTGEGDRRRIAEALVAAAHPDTTWILGPGTTTAALAEVLGFTATLRGVDVRLPGGAVEQDVTEPRLFDLVGAARRPRLVLGVVGGQGFLLGRGNQEISPRVVAAVGADNTEIVATEDKVGALHPPVLFVDADPPPGLAADSPFPHPLLGYRRVRTGARDIRVLRVVDAAA; encoded by the coding sequence GTGTCCGCACCGGACTCGATCAGGCGGTCGCCGACCTCCGCCGCAGCTGAGTTTCCCGTGCGCGTGGGTGTGGTGCTGAACCCCGTTGCGGGGTACGGCGGCACGCGTGCGATGCACGGCACTGACGACCTCTCGCCCGAGCAGTTCGACGAGGCGGTGACAGCCGGGCGTGCGCGCGACCGGCTCGTGCGGATGCTGCGGCGCGCCGAAGCGACGCGCGAGACCGCGGTCTTCCTCACCGCCGACGGCATCCTGGGCGCTGACGCGCTCGCCGAGGCCGGTGTCGCGTTCGACGTGGTCTCGGCCGCCGCGACGCCGCACCGCACGTCGTCGGCCGACACGCAGGCAGCCGTCCGCGCGCTCCTCGCGGCGGGCGCGGACTGCCTGGTGTTCGCCGGTGGTGACGGCACCGCCACCGACATCGCCGAGGTGCTCGGCGATGCGGCACCGGTCATCGGCGTCCCCGCGGGGGTGAAGATGCACTCGGAGGTGTTCGCCCGATCGCCCGAGAGCGCCGGTCGTCTGCTCCGCGACCTCGTCGCCGGGCGGGCCTCGCGCCGCCGGGTCGAGATCCTCGACGTCGTCCCGGGCGCGTCCGGAGCCCCGCGCCGGCTGCACACCGTCATCGCACCGATCTCCACCGACCCGCTGCAGGGGGCGAAGGCCGCCGCGCCGCCCGGCACGGGCGAGGGCGATCGCCGCCGGATCGCCGAGGCGCTCGTGGCCGCAGCCCACCCCGACACCACGTGGATCCTCGGCCCGGGGACCACCACGGCCGCGCTGGCGGAGGTGCTGGGGTTCACCGCCACCCTGCGGGGCGTCGACGTGCGTCTGCCCGGCGGGGCGGTGGAGCAGGACGTCACCGAACCGCGACTGTTCGACCTCGTGGGCGCGGCCCGCCGCCCCCGACTCGTGCTCGGCGTCGTCGGGGGGCAGGGATTCCTCCTCGGGCGCGGTAATCAGGAGATCAGCCCCCGCGTCGTCGCCGCCGTCGGCGCCGACAACACCGAGATCGTCGCGACCGAGGACAAGGTCGGCGCCCTGCACCCGCCGGTCCTCTTCGTCGACGCCGACCCCCCGCCCGGCCTCGCTGCCGATTCCCCGTTCCCCCACCCGCTCCTCGGTTATCGGCGCGTGCGCACCGGGGCCCGCGACATCCGGGTCCTCAGGGTCGTCGACGCCGCAGCCTGA
- a CDS encoding aminotransferase, with translation MTNVEELDRNYLFHPMTNLAAHAQNGPHMTVVEGHGATIIDRAGNRYLDAMAGLWCVNVGYSHPDMAEALRAQALKLPYFHAFSSMGTDLPARLSERLIRMAPVPMSTVFYGNSGSDANDTQAKLVWYYNNVLGRPEKKKIIARRRGYHGVTVLSGGLTGLQNLHDGFDLPLPMIRHVRPPHRLWERAPGQTDDEFATALAAELDRFIIEEGPETVAAMIAEPVMAAGGVIVPPDTYFPKIQEVLDRHDVLLIADEVVNGFGRLGVPFGSQSVGMKPDLMTLAKGITSAYVPLSAILVSEKVWKVLLDGSTKYGSFGHGYTYSAHPLAAAAAMANLDIIEREDLIATVARNGELLHEMLRDAFADHPHVAEVRGRGLMAAVEFVESRDPLRPFAAQGSFAAAVTKASLAAGVITRALPAADTVSFSPPFVTTPDELERMVAGVRTGLDQAVADLRRS, from the coding sequence ATGACGAACGTCGAGGAGTTGGACCGGAACTACCTGTTCCACCCGATGACCAACCTTGCTGCCCACGCGCAGAACGGCCCCCACATGACCGTGGTCGAGGGTCACGGCGCGACGATCATCGATCGTGCCGGCAATCGATATCTCGACGCCATGGCGGGGCTGTGGTGCGTCAACGTCGGCTACTCCCACCCCGACATGGCCGAGGCGCTGCGCGCGCAGGCGCTGAAGCTCCCCTACTTCCACGCCTTCTCGTCGATGGGCACCGACCTCCCCGCGCGCCTGTCGGAGCGCCTCATCCGGATGGCGCCGGTGCCGATGAGCACGGTCTTCTACGGCAACTCGGGCTCGGACGCCAATGACACCCAGGCCAAGCTCGTCTGGTACTACAACAATGTCCTCGGCCGCCCCGAGAAGAAGAAGATCATCGCCCGCCGTCGCGGGTACCACGGCGTGACGGTGCTGTCCGGCGGGCTGACGGGCCTGCAGAACCTCCACGACGGGTTCGACCTGCCCCTGCCGATGATCCGTCACGTCCGTCCGCCCCACCGCCTCTGGGAGCGCGCCCCCGGACAGACCGACGACGAATTCGCCACCGCGCTCGCGGCGGAACTCGACCGCTTCATCATCGAAGAGGGTCCCGAGACGGTCGCCGCGATGATCGCCGAGCCGGTCATGGCCGCCGGCGGGGTGATCGTGCCCCCCGACACCTACTTCCCGAAGATCCAGGAGGTCCTGGATCGGCACGACGTGCTGCTCATCGCCGACGAGGTCGTCAACGGCTTCGGACGCCTGGGGGTCCCCTTCGGCAGCCAGTCGGTCGGGATGAAGCCCGACCTGATGACGCTCGCCAAGGGCATCACCTCCGCCTACGTGCCGCTGTCGGCCATCCTCGTCAGCGAGAAGGTCTGGAAGGTGCTGCTGGACGGATCGACGAAGTACGGCAGCTTCGGCCACGGCTACACCTACTCCGCCCACCCGCTGGCGGCGGCCGCGGCGATGGCCAACCTCGACATCATCGAACGCGAGGACCTGATCGCCACCGTGGCGCGAAACGGCGAGCTGCTGCACGAGATGCTGCGTGACGCGTTCGCCGATCATCCGCACGTCGCCGAGGTGCGTGGGCGGGGCCTCATGGCGGCGGTGGAGTTCGTGGAGTCCCGCGACCCCCTGCGGCCCTTCGCCGCGCAGGGCTCGTTCGCCGCCGCGGTCACCAAGGCCTCCCTCGCCGCAGGCGTCATCACCCGCGCCCTCCCGGCTGCCGACACGGTGTCGTTCTCGCCGCCGTTCGTCACCACCCCCGACGAGCTCGAGCGCATGGTCGCCGGTGTCCGCACCGGACTCGATCAGGCGGTCGCCGACCTCCGCCGCAGCTGA
- a CDS encoding NAD-dependent succinate-semialdehyde dehydrogenase: protein MSTPATQIADDLLRTQLHIAGGWRDGSTGESSPVIDPATGETVAEVAVATPDDMVAAIDAAQEAFAGWSRTPAPQRSRILRRWYELIVERADDLAQLLTAEQGKPLAEARGEILYGAGFIEWFAEEAKRLYGEVIPTNNPDRRMMTIRSAVGVTAAITPWNFPCAMILRKAAPALAAGCSMIIKPAEETPLSALALAALAQEAGIPAGVLSVVTGSGPRLGEVLTGDERVRTISFTGSTEVGRILMAQSAGTLKRLALELGGNAPLIVFDDADLDNAVKGAMDSKFRNAGQTCVCANRIFVQDGIHDAFVEALGREMAKLRVGDGREPGTTQGPLISSAAVDKVRRHIDDARDKGARVVQGGDLTEQGRTFFTPTLIVDASPDMLLAREETFGPLAPVIRFSTEEEAIRMANDTEFGLAGYFFSRDIGRITRVSEALEVGVVGVNTGLISYEGAPFGGVKQSGIGREGSRHGIEEYTDLKYICIEGVA from the coding sequence ATGTCCACACCAGCGACGCAGATCGCCGACGATCTGCTACGTACCCAGCTTCACATCGCCGGCGGGTGGCGGGACGGTTCCACCGGCGAGTCCTCCCCGGTCATCGATCCGGCCACCGGTGAAACCGTCGCCGAGGTGGCCGTCGCGACCCCCGACGACATGGTCGCGGCGATCGACGCGGCGCAGGAGGCCTTCGCCGGCTGGTCGCGCACGCCGGCCCCGCAGCGCTCGCGCATCCTCCGCCGCTGGTACGAGCTCATCGTCGAGCGCGCGGACGACCTCGCCCAGCTCCTGACCGCCGAGCAGGGCAAGCCCCTGGCCGAGGCGCGCGGCGAGATCCTCTACGGCGCGGGCTTCATCGAGTGGTTCGCCGAGGAGGCCAAGCGTCTCTACGGCGAGGTCATCCCGACCAACAACCCCGACCGCCGCATGATGACGATCCGCAGCGCCGTGGGCGTGACCGCGGCGATCACGCCGTGGAACTTCCCGTGCGCGATGATCCTGCGCAAGGCCGCGCCCGCCCTCGCGGCCGGCTGCTCGATGATCATCAAGCCCGCCGAAGAGACGCCGCTGTCGGCCCTCGCCCTCGCCGCGCTCGCGCAGGAGGCGGGGATCCCCGCCGGCGTGCTGAGCGTGGTCACCGGCTCCGGCCCCCGCCTGGGTGAGGTGCTGACCGGCGATGAGCGCGTGCGCACCATCAGCTTCACCGGCTCCACCGAGGTCGGGCGCATCCTCATGGCCCAGTCGGCGGGCACCCTCAAGCGCCTGGCGCTCGAGCTCGGCGGGAACGCCCCCCTCATCGTGTTCGACGACGCCGACCTCGACAACGCCGTCAAGGGCGCGATGGACTCGAAGTTCCGCAACGCCGGGCAGACCTGCGTGTGCGCCAACCGCATCTTCGTCCAGGACGGCATCCACGACGCGTTCGTCGAGGCGCTCGGCCGCGAGATGGCGAAGCTGCGGGTCGGCGACGGCCGCGAGCCCGGCACGACCCAGGGGCCCCTCATCTCCTCCGCCGCCGTCGACAAGGTCCGCCGCCACATCGACGACGCCCGAGACAAGGGCGCCCGCGTGGTGCAGGGCGGCGACCTCACCGAGCAAGGACGCACGTTCTTCACCCCCACCCTCATCGTCGACGCGAGCCCCGACATGCTGCTCGCGCGCGAGGAGACCTTCGGCCCGCTCGCGCCCGTCATCCGCTTCTCCACCGAGGAGGAGGCCATCCGGATGGCCAACGACACCGAGTTCGGCCTCGCCGGCTACTTCTTCAGCCGCGACATCGGACGCATCACACGGGTGTCCGAAGCCCTCGAGGTCGGCGTGGTCGGAGTCAACACGGGCCTCATCTCCTATGAGGGAGCGCCCTTCGGCGGGGTGAAGCAGTCGGGCATCGGCCGCGAGGGCTCGCGGCACGGGATCGAGGAGTACACCGACCTGAAATACATCTGCATCGAGGGCGTCGCGTGA
- a CDS encoding IclR family transcriptional regulator domain-containing protein, which produces MTDTETDRKSGEFIQSLDRGLAVIRAFSNERDLLSLADVAKITHLSRASVRRALLTLETLGYVGSRQNRFYLRPRVLDLGYAFLSSSSRIDIIQDHLRRLSAQIGESVSACEYDDGDVVYVARAATETIMPIRLGIGRRLPAFCTSTGRVLLSEFDDAALDEYFRTYPREKLSPATIVDEQELRERIAEVRQQGWALNNQEVDLGARSVAAPVVGADGRYVSAVNLSVSTSRVSVEQLVTDYLPQLLDATRAMSADLALLDRRKTYE; this is translated from the coding sequence ATGACCGACACCGAGACCGACCGCAAGTCGGGCGAGTTCATCCAGTCCCTGGATCGCGGGCTCGCCGTCATCCGCGCCTTCTCCAACGAACGCGACCTGCTGTCTCTGGCCGACGTCGCCAAGATCACCCACCTGAGTCGCGCCTCGGTGCGTCGGGCGCTGCTGACGCTCGAGACCCTGGGGTACGTCGGAAGCCGTCAGAACCGGTTCTACCTGCGCCCTCGGGTGCTCGACCTCGGCTATGCGTTCCTGTCGTCCTCGAGCCGGATCGACATCATCCAGGACCACCTGCGGCGGCTGTCCGCTCAGATCGGCGAGTCGGTGTCGGCGTGCGAGTACGACGACGGCGATGTGGTCTACGTCGCCCGCGCCGCGACCGAGACGATCATGCCCATCCGCCTGGGGATCGGCCGACGGCTGCCCGCCTTCTGCACCTCGACCGGACGGGTGCTGCTCTCGGAGTTCGATGACGCCGCGCTCGATGAGTACTTCCGCACCTATCCGCGCGAGAAGCTCTCCCCCGCGACGATCGTCGACGAGCAGGAGTTGCGCGAACGCATCGCCGAGGTCCGTCAGCAGGGCTGGGCGCTGAACAACCAGGAGGTCGACCTCGGTGCGCGTTCTGTCGCGGCCCCCGTCGTCGGCGCCGACGGTCGCTACGTCAGCGCGGTGAACCTCTCCGTGTCGACCTCGCGGGTCTCGGTCGAGCAGCTCGTCACCGACTACCTCCCGCAGCTGCTCGACGCCACCCGCGCCATGAGCGCGGACCTTGCGCTGCTGGACCGGCGCAAGACCTACGAGTGA
- a CDS encoding NADH:flavin oxidoreductase/NADH oxidase produces the protein MPRLSPRLFDPITVGGLTVPHRLWVAPMCQYSSVDGMPGEWHLVHLGSFAIGRAGLIMTEAAAVSPIGRITPDDAGIWNDDHTAGWRRVVDFVHGMDGLIGIQLSHAGRKASTYPPTRGRGSVPASEGGWTTVGPSAVAWGPFTPPVELDREGIARIVAEFGDAAARSVEAGFDLVEIHAAHGYLLGQFLSPTSNLRTDEYGGDVAGRSRIVREVVEAVRARVPSEMPVVLRVSASEWVPGGVTVDDTIAALHLIDGVDLVSVSSGGNNPDQAIPSGPGYQQPLSRAVRAAIDAPVGVAGLITTPEQAEAALGAEDTDVVYVARQFLREPTFALRAAAALGGELAWPWQYNRAKYVESIP, from the coding sequence GTGCCTCGTCTGTCTCCGCGCCTGTTCGACCCCATCACCGTCGGGGGCCTGACCGTTCCCCATCGTCTCTGGGTCGCTCCGATGTGCCAGTACTCCTCGGTCGACGGCATGCCCGGCGAATGGCATCTGGTCCACCTCGGCTCGTTCGCCATCGGGCGCGCCGGTCTCATCATGACCGAGGCCGCGGCGGTCTCGCCCATCGGACGCATCACGCCCGACGACGCCGGCATCTGGAACGACGACCACACCGCCGGATGGCGGCGCGTCGTCGATTTCGTCCACGGAATGGACGGCCTGATCGGCATTCAGCTCTCCCACGCCGGGCGCAAAGCCTCGACGTACCCCCCGACACGAGGCCGCGGATCGGTGCCGGCGTCCGAGGGCGGTTGGACCACGGTCGGACCGTCAGCGGTCGCGTGGGGACCGTTCACGCCGCCGGTCGAACTCGACCGCGAGGGGATCGCACGCATCGTCGCGGAGTTCGGCGACGCCGCCGCGCGATCGGTGGAGGCCGGCTTCGACCTCGTCGAGATCCACGCGGCGCACGGATACCTACTGGGCCAGTTCCTGTCCCCCACCTCCAACCTCCGCACCGATGAGTACGGCGGCGACGTCGCGGGGCGCTCGCGCATCGTGCGCGAGGTCGTCGAGGCCGTGCGTGCGCGCGTGCCGTCCGAGATGCCCGTGGTGCTGCGCGTGTCGGCGTCGGAGTGGGTGCCCGGCGGCGTCACCGTCGACGACACCATCGCCGCGCTCCACCTGATCGACGGTGTCGACCTCGTGAGCGTGTCGTCCGGTGGGAACAATCCCGACCAGGCCATCCCCTCCGGGCCCGGCTATCAGCAGCCGCTCTCACGCGCCGTGCGCGCCGCGATCGACGCCCCGGTGGGTGTGGCGGGCCTGATCACCACCCCCGAGCAGGCCGAGGCGGCGCTCGGGGCGGAAGACACCGACGTCGTCTACGTCGCGCGGCAGTTCCTGCGCGAGCCGACGTTCGCGCTGCGCGCGGCGGCCGCGCTCGGCGGTGAGCTGGCGTGGCCGTGGCAGTACAACCGCGCGAAGTACGTCGAGAGCATCCCCTGA
- a CDS encoding (2Fe-2S)-binding protein, with the protein MSGRRLPGHGLERGRPVDIVVDGVTVTAFEGESVAAAVMAAEALALRVTEGGAPRGYFCGMGVCFDCTMVVDGVPQTRTCMTWVREGMTVEHQVGAGGGEPDPDTAH; encoded by the coding sequence GTGAGCGGCCGCCGGCTGCCCGGCCACGGACTGGAGCGGGGCCGCCCGGTCGACATCGTCGTCGACGGCGTGACCGTGACCGCCTTCGAGGGTGAGAGCGTCGCCGCCGCCGTCATGGCCGCCGAGGCGCTGGCCCTGCGTGTCACCGAGGGCGGCGCCCCGCGCGGCTACTTCTGCGGCATGGGGGTGTGCTTCGACTGCACCATGGTGGTCGACGGGGTGCCGCAGACCCGCACCTGCATGACGTGGGTGCGCGAGGGGATGACCGTCGAGCACCAGGTGGGAGCGGGCGGCGGCGAGCCGGACCCCGACACCGCCCACTGA
- a CDS encoding dihydrodipicolinate synthase family protein has product MNRDDVDWAGYYPAVVTPFTETGELDLPTLHALIEQYADRGMHGVVVNGTCGEWFSQSEDERRQVAETAVAAAGGRLSVLVGCTSNTATNVLALGRHAIDAGVDGVLVSPPPYIKLFPNEVVAWYEEIGAALRAPVVVYNWPHGTGIDIGTELADRLADVDSVVAIKDSTPDADQFFETSRRVRDRVRVFGPYMSARGVDVLRSEGGDGTVGGGSLYGRPDPQFWEDHWSGNVDRMRAHAERSDRLFPKLWLPGGWAGQFGSYQAQLKALMHMLDQPAGHVRRPRLPITDADDLRTMRSILQEEGLLAPDRVTA; this is encoded by the coding sequence ATGAATCGCGACGATGTCGACTGGGCCGGCTATTACCCCGCCGTCGTCACCCCCTTCACCGAGACCGGCGAACTCGACCTGCCCACGCTCCACGCGCTGATCGAGCAGTACGCCGACCGCGGCATGCACGGCGTGGTCGTGAACGGCACCTGCGGCGAGTGGTTCTCCCAGAGTGAGGACGAGCGCCGGCAGGTCGCTGAGACCGCCGTCGCCGCTGCGGGAGGCCGGCTCAGCGTCCTCGTGGGATGCACATCGAACACCGCCACGAACGTCCTCGCCCTCGGTCGTCACGCGATCGATGCCGGCGTCGACGGCGTGCTGGTCTCGCCCCCGCCCTACATCAAGCTCTTCCCGAACGAAGTCGTCGCCTGGTACGAGGAGATCGGCGCGGCGCTGCGGGCTCCCGTCGTGGTCTACAACTGGCCGCACGGGACCGGCATCGACATCGGCACGGAGCTGGCCGACCGTCTGGCCGACGTCGATTCCGTCGTGGCGATCAAGGACTCCACGCCGGACGCCGATCAGTTCTTCGAGACGTCGCGGCGTGTGCGCGATCGGGTACGCGTCTTCGGTCCCTACATGTCGGCCCGAGGGGTCGACGTGCTCCGCAGCGAGGGCGGAGACGGCACCGTCGGCGGCGGTTCGCTCTACGGTCGCCCGGATCCGCAGTTCTGGGAGGACCACTGGTCCGGAAACGTCGATCGGATGCGCGCACACGCCGAACGATCCGACCGGCTGTTTCCGAAGCTGTGGCTCCCCGGCGGCTGGGCGGGGCAGTTCGGCTCGTACCAGGCGCAGCTGAAGGCCCTGATGCACATGCTGGATCAGCCGGCAGGCCACGTGCGCCGACCGCGGCTGCCCATCACCGACGCCGACGACCTTCGGACGATGCGATCGATCCTCCAGGAGGAGGGCCTGCTCGCACCGGATCGGGTGACCGCGTGA